The region AAATTATTGGAGGACTTTATTTAGTTTATATTGGAATAATAACTATAAAAAATAGAAAAACTAATAATTCGAATTCATTAGAACCTATAAAAAATGATTGTTATATAAGAGGAGTTATAACTAATTTAGCAAACCCTAAAATTTTACTTTTCTTTGTAACTTTTATTCCACAATTTGTAGTAAATACTAATAATTATGCCAAAGAGGCAATATTATTAGGAAGTGCTTATTTAATCGTTGAAATTATCTGGTTTATTTGTTTGGCTAGTTTTGTTTCTCATTTTATAAAAAATATAAAAGGGAATTTCCAAAAATATATGACTTATATTTCAAGTGGAGTATATTTAACTATGGG is a window of Cetobacterium somerae ATCC BAA-474 DNA encoding:
- a CDS encoding LysE family translocator, which encodes MLLSFLFSSLIIAATPGIATIYVLNNSASLGRKEGILSALGIMTGGMIYNIIAAIGLSSILYVFPNMLSIIKIIGGLYLVYIGIITIKNRKTNNSNSLEPIKNDCYIRGVITNLANPKILLFFVTFIPQFVVNTNNYAKEAILLGSAYLIVEIIWFICLASFVSHFIKNIKGNFQKYMTYISSGVYLTMGSVLILSI